TCCCCCATGGTATCTTTGACTAATTGGGGCTATCAGCAGAAGTCTGGCCTTGGGGGCAGTGGTGCATGGGCTTTGCTCAATGGAAACGACGGCGTGGAAAGCGAACTCAACTTAGGCGTCGGCTGGCAAGACCCTGCGATCATTCGGGAAACAGGGCTCTGTGTGTGGCGTAGTGGCGACAAGCCAGTGCTGCATTTTAAGCGTAACGGTGATTTCCTGCATGGACTCATGGCGCTGCACTATACAGATATTCCGCATGATACTCCGAGCAATGCCGATAACCAGCGCGACTACGACATGATCGAAGCGGCTGGTCGTATCGCTGAGGAGGCTGTAGTTGAAGCCAATATCAGCAAGCTGGGGGAGGCAGTTTCTTTGACTTACGAAATGCAACTCAAGGAAGGTATGTGTCCTTTGCCAGAAGCGGCAGGCTGTATCGGTCGTAAATATTCCGGCGGTGGCTGGGGCGGTTACGCGCTCTACCTCTTTCACAGTTCGGAGGATCGCGATGCCTTTGTGGCGTCCGCAAATTGCAATCGTCCGATCGAGCCGTACATTACGATTCGTTAAGCATTGGCTTTTATCCTTTACGGAAACTGGGATCCCTTCAGTTTAGTCGGTTTCACCCGGTCACATGGCCGAGGCGTTTCCAACCTCGTACTCCTGACCTTTGACTCCTGAATAAATGAGCTTAATTGATATTATCCGTAGTAACACCGAGACTGTTATCGGTGAAACAGAACTTGAAGACCGCTTACACGGCAGCAAGCCCTTGCGCGTTAAGCTAGGTGTGGATCCGACGCGCCCAGATCTGACTTTCGGCCACCTTGTAGTCTTTAATAAACTTCGTCAGTTTCAAGACCTCGGCCATGAGGCGTTGCTGATTATTGGTGACTTCACGACCTTGATTGGGGACCCCTCCGGACGCTCCAATACACGGCCAGTTCTCACTAAAGACGAAATCGTCGAGAATGCGCAAACGTATCTGGATCAAGCTTTCAAGATCCTCGACAAGGAAAAAACCACTGTTTTTTATAACAGTGAGTGGTTTGATGATATGAGTTTTG
The nucleotide sequence above comes from Coraliomargarita algicola. Encoded proteins:
- a CDS encoding adenylyltransferase/cytidyltransferase family protein encodes the protein MKKVFISGCYDILHGGHIQFFKEARALGDHLTVCFASDKVLWEHKKRRTSIPQDHKLALMTALDIVDQVVIGDCEELGLDFKDHFLRIKPDVLAVTEDDQYADGKRALCAQVGAEYIVLPKTPPQFTPVSTTSIVRNIRTPSYAPLRVDFAGGWLDVPRHARKGGYIVNCAISPMVSLTNWGYQQKSGLGGSGAWALLNGNDGVESELNLGVGWQDPAIIRETGLCVWRSGDKPVLHFKRNGDFLHGLMALHYTDIPHDTPSNADNQRDYDMIEAAGRIAEEAVVEANISKLGEAVSLTYEMQLKEGMCPLPEAAGCIGRKYSGGGWGGYALYLFHSSEDRDAFVASANCNRPIEPYITIR